From Micromonospora sp. NBC_01699, a single genomic window includes:
- a CDS encoding ABC transporter ATP-binding protein, producing the protein MSLLDVRDLSVVFNRRGERPFTAVDKVSFSVEPGQTVGLVGESGCGKSVTSLAIMGLLPKRGNKVGGEVLFEGTDLLKLRANDMRDRRGREIGMIFQDPLSSLNPVLPIGLQVAEVLERHQGRDRKQALREARDLLDSVGIPDPDRRLSEYPHQISGGMRQRALIAIALACKPRLLIADEPTTALDVTIQAQILTLLKDLVDSSGTALIMITHDLGVVAGLCDTVNVLYGGKVVETAERHELFAHPRHPYTHGLLSSVPRLDSLRGERLHAIRGSVSDNIPWTEGCAFAPRCDRVVDACLDGSPALEPTAVGGRLRCNNPVLEEVAA; encoded by the coding sequence ATGAGCCTGCTCGACGTACGCGATCTGAGTGTGGTCTTCAACCGCCGGGGTGAGCGTCCCTTCACCGCGGTGGACAAGGTCAGCTTCTCGGTGGAGCCGGGACAGACCGTCGGCCTGGTCGGCGAGTCCGGCTGCGGCAAGAGCGTCACCAGCCTGGCGATCATGGGGTTGTTGCCGAAGCGCGGTAACAAGGTCGGCGGCGAGGTGCTGTTCGAGGGCACCGACCTGCTCAAGCTGCGCGCGAACGACATGCGGGACCGGCGCGGCCGGGAGATCGGCATGATCTTCCAGGACCCGCTGTCGTCGCTGAACCCGGTGCTGCCGATCGGCTTGCAGGTCGCCGAGGTGCTGGAACGCCACCAGGGCCGGGACCGCAAGCAGGCGCTGCGCGAGGCCCGCGACCTGCTCGACTCGGTCGGCATCCCGGACCCGGACCGCCGGTTGAGCGAGTACCCGCACCAGATCTCCGGTGGCATGCGCCAGCGGGCCCTGATCGCCATCGCGCTCGCCTGCAAGCCACGCCTGCTGATCGCCGACGAGCCCACCACGGCGCTCGACGTGACCATCCAGGCGCAGATCCTGACCCTGCTCAAGGACCTGGTCGACTCCTCCGGCACCGCGCTGATCATGATCACGCACGACCTCGGGGTGGTCGCCGGCCTCTGCGACACCGTCAACGTCCTGTACGGCGGCAAGGTGGTCGAGACCGCCGAGCGGCACGAACTGTTCGCCCACCCGCGGCACCCGTACACCCACGGGTTGCTCAGTTCGGTGCCGCGCCTGGACTCGCTGCGCGGCGAGCGACTGCACGCGATCCGGGGTTCGGTCTCCGACAACATCCCGTGGACCGAGGGGTGCGCGTTCGCACCCCGCTGCGACCGGGTGGTGGATGCCTGCCTGGACGGCTCACCGGCGCTGGAGCCGACCGCGGTCGGTGGCCGGTTGCGCTGCAACAACCCGGTTCTGGAGGAGGTGGCGGCATGA
- a CDS encoding ABC transporter ATP-binding protein, producing the protein MTESVTEAPQAQESKTQAPLIELRDLKVHFPIKSGLLVDRTVGYVYAVDGVSLSIQAGETYGLVGESGCGKSTLGRGLLRLVEPTDGQVIFDGTDVRALKGEAMRRARRRMQMIFQDPLSSLDPRQSVQSLLVEGLKAHGLADDKADTVRRLRETLDAVGLPASALRKFPHEFSGGQRQRIGIARALVLGPDLIVADEPVSALDVSIQAQVINLLEDLQAERGLTYLIIAHDLAVVRHIADTVGVMYLGGLVEEASSDDLYREPMHPYTKALMSAVPVPDPVVEDRRERILLAGDLPSPSNPPSGCRFHTRCPWAQPTRCRDERPALRELSTGHRVACHFAEDIAAGRIGMHDVEPELIRPTDLATPGETGDLIPTV; encoded by the coding sequence ATGACCGAGTCCGTGACCGAGGCGCCGCAGGCGCAGGAGTCGAAGACCCAGGCGCCGCTGATCGAGCTGCGCGACCTGAAGGTGCACTTCCCGATCAAGAGCGGGCTGCTGGTCGACCGGACCGTCGGCTACGTCTACGCGGTCGACGGTGTGTCCCTGTCGATCCAGGCCGGTGAGACGTACGGGCTGGTCGGTGAGTCGGGCTGCGGCAAGTCGACCCTCGGCCGGGGCCTGCTCCGGCTGGTCGAGCCGACCGACGGGCAGGTCATCTTCGACGGCACCGACGTACGCGCGCTCAAGGGCGAGGCGATGCGCCGGGCCCGCCGCCGAATGCAGATGATCTTCCAGGACCCGCTGTCCAGCCTCGACCCGCGCCAGTCGGTGCAGTCGCTGCTGGTGGAGGGGCTCAAGGCGCACGGGCTGGCCGACGACAAGGCGGACACCGTACGCCGGCTCCGGGAAACCCTGGACGCGGTCGGCCTGCCGGCCTCGGCCCTGCGCAAGTTCCCGCACGAGTTCTCCGGTGGCCAGCGCCAACGGATCGGCATCGCCCGCGCACTGGTCCTCGGACCGGACCTGATCGTCGCCGACGAGCCGGTCTCCGCGCTCGACGTGTCGATCCAGGCCCAGGTGATCAACCTGCTGGAGGATTTGCAGGCCGAGCGGGGACTGACGTACCTGATCATCGCGCACGACCTGGCGGTGGTCCGGCACATCGCCGACACGGTGGGCGTGATGTACCTCGGCGGACTGGTCGAGGAGGCGTCCAGCGACGACCTCTACCGGGAGCCGATGCACCCGTACACCAAGGCGCTGATGTCGGCGGTGCCGGTGCCGGACCCGGTGGTCGAGGACCGCCGGGAGCGGATCCTGCTCGCCGGTGACCTGCCCTCGCCGAGCAACCCGCCGTCCGGCTGCCGGTTCCACACCCGCTGCCCGTGGGCGCAGCCGACCCGCTGCCGGGACGAGCGGCCGGCGCTGCGGGAGTTGTCGACCGGACACCGGGTGGCCTGCCACTTCGCCGAGGACATCGCGGCCGGTCGGATCGGCATGCACGACGTCGAGCCGGAACTGATCCGCCCGACCGATCTGGCCACCCCCGGCGAGACCGGTGACCTGATCCCCACCGTCTAG
- a CDS encoding HNH endonuclease family protein — MSYSRTRSTARRVTSAALAAVLALGGAGCAPAGPAAPGSDPTGEAGTGGAVSQLGQLTVAQAGPMKGYSRESFPHWRDAGKNCDVRDTVLQRDGEDIKLSGCNVVGGRWSSVYDKKILTDPADVDIDHMVPLANAWRSGADEWSDAERGDFANDLTRPQLLAVSAGSNRAKGDRGPEEWQPPNRDYWCTYAQSWVAVKYHWKLTVTAAEKTELDEMLGTC, encoded by the coding sequence GTGTCGTATTCGCGTACCAGATCAACAGCTCGACGGGTCACCTCGGCCGCGCTCGCCGCGGTGCTCGCCCTCGGCGGCGCCGGCTGCGCACCGGCCGGACCGGCGGCGCCGGGGTCCGACCCGACCGGCGAGGCCGGTACGGGCGGTGCGGTAAGCCAACTCGGCCAGCTGACGGTGGCGCAGGCCGGCCCGATGAAGGGGTACAGCCGGGAGAGCTTCCCGCACTGGCGCGACGCCGGCAAGAACTGCGACGTCCGGGACACCGTGTTGCAGCGCGACGGCGAGGACATCAAGCTCTCCGGCTGCAACGTGGTTGGCGGCCGCTGGTCGAGCGTCTACGACAAGAAGATTCTGACCGACCCGGCTGACGTCGACATCGACCACATGGTCCCGTTGGCGAACGCCTGGCGCTCCGGCGCGGACGAGTGGAGCGATGCCGAACGCGGCGACTTCGCCAACGACCTCACCCGGCCGCAGCTCCTCGCCGTGTCGGCGGGCAGCAACCGGGCCAAGGGCGACCGGGGCCCGGAGGAGTGGCAGCCGCCGAACCGCGACTACTGGTGCACGTACGCCCAGAGCTGGGTCGCGGTGAAGTACCACTGGAAGCTCACCGTCACCGCCGCCGAGAAGACCGAACTCGACGAGATGCTCGGCACCTGCTGA
- a CDS encoding MFS transporter produces the protein MPQPSMPIRLASPAGRGLLFAAVLASGMVFLDGTVVNVALPHLGRSLDASVSGLQWTIDGYMLTLAAFVLLGGALGDRYGRRRVFLIGVVCFTAASVLSGIAQNIEWLIAARFLQGMGGALLTPGSLSLIQASFHPDDRGRAIGAWSGFSGVSTALGPLLGGWLIDALSWRWIFLINVPLAVVVVLAALRWAPESRAAGSASQAAAGTGGAVIGAAGSTAPRFDITGALLGALGLAGITFALIEAAQQGSSGGPVLVVVGAVVGVVAAVAFVLLERRKGSAAMLPPALFRRRLFSVLNLYTVVVYASLGGFSFFLSVQLQNVAGYSALKTGLANLPMTALLLVGSPWAGALVARIGPRLPLTVGPLIAAPGVLLLRGIDKHASFWTDVVPGVFLFGLGLTFVVAPLTTSVLAAAEDRFAGVASGFNNAASRVGSVLAVAALPLLVGLSGAAYRMPTELAGAFRAAMLWCAGLMIAGAVLALLFVHRPPPEKPTPRSD, from the coding sequence GTGCCTCAACCGTCAATGCCGATCCGGCTCGCCAGCCCGGCCGGCCGAGGGCTGCTGTTCGCCGCGGTCCTCGCCTCCGGCATGGTCTTCCTCGACGGCACCGTGGTCAACGTGGCACTGCCCCATCTCGGCCGGTCCCTCGACGCCAGCGTCTCCGGTCTGCAATGGACGATCGACGGCTACATGCTCACCCTGGCCGCGTTCGTCCTGCTCGGCGGCGCACTCGGCGACCGGTACGGCCGGCGCCGCGTCTTCCTGATCGGCGTGGTCTGCTTCACCGCCGCCTCGGTCCTCTCCGGCATCGCGCAGAACATCGAGTGGCTGATCGCCGCCCGGTTCCTCCAGGGCATGGGCGGTGCGCTGCTGACACCCGGCTCGCTGTCGCTGATCCAGGCCAGCTTCCACCCCGACGACCGGGGTAGGGCGATCGGCGCCTGGTCCGGCTTCTCCGGCGTGTCGACCGCGCTCGGCCCGCTGCTCGGCGGCTGGCTGATCGACGCCCTCTCCTGGCGCTGGATCTTCCTGATCAACGTGCCGCTCGCGGTTGTCGTGGTGCTCGCCGCGCTGCGCTGGGCCCCGGAGAGCCGGGCCGCGGGCTCCGCGAGCCAGGCGGCGGCCGGCACCGGCGGGGCGGTGATCGGGGCGGCCGGCAGCACCGCACCGCGCTTCGACATCACCGGGGCCCTGCTCGGCGCGCTCGGACTCGCCGGGATCACCTTCGCCCTGATCGAGGCCGCCCAGCAGGGCAGCAGCGGCGGCCCGGTGCTGGTCGTGGTCGGGGCGGTGGTCGGGGTGGTCGCGGCGGTGGCGTTCGTACTGCTCGAACGGCGCAAGGGCAGCGCAGCGATGCTGCCACCGGCACTGTTCCGCCGTCGCCTGTTCTCGGTGCTGAACCTCTACACCGTGGTCGTGTACGCCAGCCTCGGCGGGTTCAGCTTCTTCCTCTCCGTACAGTTGCAGAACGTGGCCGGGTACTCGGCGCTGAAGACCGGGTTGGCGAACCTGCCGATGACCGCGCTGCTGCTGGTCGGCTCACCCTGGGCCGGTGCGCTGGTGGCCCGGATCGGCCCCCGGCTGCCGCTGACCGTCGGGCCACTGATCGCCGCCCCGGGCGTGCTGCTGCTGCGCGGGATCGACAAACACGCGTCCTTCTGGACCGACGTGGTGCCGGGTGTCTTCCTCTTCGGGCTCGGGCTGACCTTCGTCGTCGCACCGCTGACCACCTCGGTGCTGGCCGCCGCCGAGGACCGGTTCGCCGGGGTGGCCAGCGGTTTCAACAACGCCGCGTCCCGGGTTGGCAGCGTGCTCGCGGTGGCGGCGCTGCCGCTGCTGGTCGGCCTCTCCGGGGCCGCCTACCGGATGCCGACCGAACTCGCGGGCGCGTTCCGGGCGGCGATGCTCTGGTGCGCCGGGCTGATGATCGCGGGCGCGGTGCTGGCCCTGCTGTTCGTCCACCGCCCGCCGCCCGAGAAACCAACCCCGAGGTCCGACTGA
- the leuA gene encoding 2-isopropylmalate synthase — translation MPNPADTDTDPIARQRPSRMPYQRYQAYQQQFAVDLPDRRWPTRRVEAAPRWCAVDLRDGNQALIDPMSPERKRRMFQLLVQMGYKEIEVGFPSASQTDFDFVRQLIEQDLIPDDVTIQVLTQCREHLIERTFESLRGAKRAIVHFYNSTSTLQRRVVFGLDRAGITDIATQGARLCQKYAEIHTPDTDIYYEYSPESYTGTELDYALEVCAAVIEVIDPTPDRPLIINLPATVEMATPNVYADSIEWMDRHLPRRDSVILSLHPHNDRGTGVAAAELGLLAGADRIEGCLFGNGERTGNVDLITLGLNLFSQGIDPQIDFSSIDEIKRAVEYCNQLPVHERHPYAGDLVYTAFSGSHQDAIKKGLDALVADARAAGVPIDEFTWGVPYLPIDPKDLGRTYEAVIRVNSQSGKGGVAYVMKAEHNLDLPRRLQIEFSGVVQQVTDHSGGEVEPARMWTIFANEYLVDHRPEPALSLVSYRTGTVDGKVEVEAEVRFGTEHRSLSAVGNGPIDAYVNALQSLGVRVRVLDYHEHALSSGGDAQAAAYVEAEVDGRTVWGVGLDANIVTASITALTSAVNRVHG, via the coding sequence ATGCCCAACCCAGCAGACACCGACACCGACCCGATCGCCCGGCAGCGCCCCAGCCGGATGCCGTACCAGCGTTACCAGGCGTACCAGCAGCAGTTTGCCGTGGACCTGCCGGACCGACGGTGGCCGACCCGGCGGGTCGAGGCCGCCCCCCGGTGGTGCGCGGTCGACCTGCGCGACGGCAACCAGGCGCTGATCGACCCGATGTCACCGGAGCGCAAGCGGCGGATGTTCCAGCTGCTGGTGCAGATGGGCTACAAGGAGATCGAGGTCGGCTTCCCGTCGGCCAGCCAGACCGACTTCGACTTCGTCCGGCAGCTCATCGAGCAGGACCTGATCCCGGACGACGTCACCATCCAGGTGCTGACCCAGTGCCGGGAGCACCTGATCGAGCGGACCTTCGAGTCGCTGCGCGGCGCCAAGCGGGCGATCGTGCACTTCTACAACTCGACCTCGACGCTGCAACGCCGGGTCGTGTTCGGGCTGGACCGGGCCGGCATCACCGACATCGCCACCCAGGGCGCCCGGCTGTGCCAGAAGTACGCCGAGATCCACACCCCGGACACCGACATCTACTACGAGTACTCGCCGGAGTCGTACACCGGCACCGAACTCGACTACGCGCTGGAGGTCTGCGCCGCGGTGATCGAGGTCATCGACCCGACGCCGGACCGGCCGCTGATCATCAACCTGCCGGCGACGGTCGAGATGGCCACGCCGAACGTCTACGCCGACTCGATCGAGTGGATGGACCGGCACCTGCCCCGGCGGGACAGCGTGATCCTCTCCCTGCACCCGCACAACGACCGGGGCACCGGCGTCGCCGCCGCCGAACTGGGCCTGCTGGCCGGGGCGGACCGGATCGAGGGCTGCCTGTTCGGCAACGGCGAACGCACCGGCAACGTCGACCTGATCACCCTGGGGCTGAACCTGTTCTCCCAGGGCATCGACCCGCAGATCGACTTCTCCTCGATCGACGAGATCAAGCGGGCGGTCGAGTACTGCAACCAGCTGCCCGTGCACGAGCGGCACCCGTACGCGGGTGACCTGGTCTACACCGCCTTCTCCGGCTCGCACCAGGACGCGATCAAGAAGGGCCTGGACGCACTCGTTGCCGACGCGCGGGCGGCCGGGGTGCCGATCGACGAGTTCACCTGGGGGGTGCCGTACCTGCCGATCGACCCGAAGGACCTGGGTCGCACCTACGAGGCGGTCATCCGGGTCAACTCGCAGTCCGGCAAGGGCGGCGTCGCGTACGTCATGAAGGCGGAGCACAACCTGGACCTGCCGCGCCGGCTCCAGATCGAGTTCTCCGGCGTGGTGCAGCAGGTCACCGACCACTCCGGCGGCGAGGTCGAGCCGGCCCGGATGTGGACGATCTTCGCCAACGAGTACCTGGTCGACCACCGGCCCGAACCGGCGCTGTCGCTGGTGTCGTACCGGACCGGCACGGTGGACGGCAAGGTCGAGGTCGAGGCCGAGGTCCGCTTCGGCACCGAGCACCGGTCGCTGTCCGCGGTCGGCAACGGCCCGATCGACGCGTACGTCAACGCGCTGCAAAGCCTCGGCGTACGGGTCAGGGTGCTGGACTACCACGAGCACGCGCTCTCCTCCGGTGGCGACGCCCAGGCGGCGGCGTACGTCGAGGCAGAGGTCGACGGTCGTACGGTCTGGGGGGTCGGGCTGGACGCGAACATCGTCACCGCGTCGATCACCGCCCTGACCAGCGCGGTGAACCGGGTACACGGCTGA
- a CDS encoding nitroreductase family protein, translating to MVELSPLLAARWSPHAFDPHATVTDTEVLSLLEAARWAPSAGNSQPWRFIVGQRDDETFKRILTNVGAANQRWAGNAALLLLGAHTATIPAGCPTTQAAYDLGQAVAHLTIQATALHLHAHQLSGIDLAGLRIDLELPVGVRPHVVVAVGRLGDPLSLPDDLRRWETGLRQRRPLADLLLG from the coding sequence ATGGTGGAGCTATCCCCGCTGCTCGCGGCCAGGTGGAGCCCGCACGCCTTCGACCCGCACGCCACGGTCACCGACACCGAGGTGCTCTCGCTGCTGGAAGCGGCCCGCTGGGCGCCGTCCGCGGGCAACAGCCAACCGTGGCGGTTCATCGTGGGCCAGCGCGACGACGAGACGTTCAAGCGGATCCTGACCAACGTCGGAGCGGCCAACCAGCGTTGGGCGGGCAACGCGGCACTGCTGCTGCTCGGCGCGCACACCGCGACCATCCCGGCCGGCTGCCCGACCACCCAGGCCGCGTACGACCTCGGTCAGGCAGTGGCCCATCTCACCATCCAGGCGACCGCACTGCACCTGCACGCGCACCAGCTCAGCGGCATCGACCTGGCCGGGCTCCGGATCGACCTGGAACTGCCGGTCGGCGTACGGCCGCACGTGGTGGTGGCGGTCGGTCGGCTCGGTGACCCGCTCTCCCTCCCGGACGACCTGCGCCGCTGGGAAACGGGTCTGCGCCAGCGTCGCCCCCTCGCCGACCTGCTACTCGGCTGA
- a CDS encoding aspartate kinase — protein MALVVQKYGGSSVGDAERIKRVAERIVAARKAGDDVVVVVSAMGDTTDELLDLAHQVSPLPPGRELDMLLTAGERISMALLAMAIHNLGYEARSYTGSQAGVLTTSVHGKARIIDVTPGRLQGALNEGAVAIVAGFQGVSQDTKDITTLGRGGSDTTAVALAAALNADVCEIYTDVDGIFTADPRIVPNARHIKQITYEEMLELAACGAKVLHLRSVEYARRAQLPIHVRSSYSTNTGTMVTGSMEEPAVEQALITGVAHDRSEAKITVVGVPDEPGAAARIFETVASAEINLDMIVQNVSTEGTGRTDISFTLPKTDGPTAMAALSKIQEPVKFKGLLYDDHVGKVSLIGAGMRSHPGVAASFFAALGEAGVNIEMISTSEIRVSVVCRDTDLDAAVRAVHDAFDLGGTEEAVVYAGTGR, from the coding sequence GTGGCACTGGTCGTGCAGAAGTACGGCGGATCCTCCGTCGGCGACGCCGAACGGATCAAGCGGGTCGCCGAGCGGATCGTCGCCGCTCGCAAGGCCGGAGATGACGTGGTCGTGGTGGTCTCCGCGATGGGGGACACCACCGACGAGTTGCTCGACCTGGCGCACCAGGTCAGCCCGCTGCCGCCCGGCCGCGAGCTGGACATGCTGCTCACCGCCGGCGAGCGGATCTCGATGGCACTGCTCGCCATGGCGATCCACAACCTGGGGTACGAAGCACGGTCGTACACCGGTTCCCAGGCCGGCGTGCTGACCACCTCGGTGCACGGCAAGGCCCGGATCATCGACGTCACCCCGGGCAGGTTGCAGGGGGCGCTGAACGAGGGCGCGGTCGCGATCGTCGCCGGCTTCCAGGGCGTGTCCCAGGACACCAAGGACATCACCACGCTGGGCCGGGGCGGTTCGGACACCACGGCGGTGGCGCTGGCCGCCGCGCTCAACGCCGACGTCTGCGAGATCTACACCGACGTCGACGGCATCTTCACCGCCGATCCGCGAATCGTCCCCAACGCACGTCACATCAAGCAGATCACGTACGAAGAGATGTTGGAGTTGGCCGCCTGCGGCGCGAAGGTGCTGCACTTGCGCAGCGTCGAGTACGCGCGCCGAGCGCAACTGCCGATCCATGTCCGCTCGTCATATTCGACCAACACCGGCACGATGGTCACCGGATCGATGGAGGAACCCGCCGTGGAGCAAGCGCTGATCACCGGGGTCGCCCACGACCGCAGCGAGGCGAAGATCACTGTTGTCGGCGTACCGGACGAGCCGGGCGCGGCGGCGCGGATCTTCGAGACCGTGGCGAGTGCCGAGATAAACCTCGACATGATCGTGCAGAACGTCTCCACCGAGGGCACCGGGCGCACCGACATCTCGTTCACCCTGCCGAAGACCGACGGCCCGACGGCGATGGCCGCGCTCAGCAAGATCCAGGAGCCGGTCAAGTTCAAGGGGCTGCTCTACGACGACCACGTCGGTAAGGTGTCGCTGATCGGTGCCGGCATGCGCTCCCACCCGGGTGTCGCGGCCAGCTTCTTCGCTGCCCTCGGCGAGGCTGGGGTGAACATCGAGATGATTTCCACCTCGGAGATCCGGGTCTCGGTGGTGTGCCGGGACACCGATCTCGACGCCGCGGTCCGCGCTGTGCACGACGCGTTCGACCTCGGTGGCACAGAGGAAGCCGTCGTGTACGCCGGAACCGGGAGGTAA
- a CDS encoding aspartate-semialdehyde dehydrogenase, producing the protein MGQLPTLAIVGATGAVGTVMCDLLSSRKNVWGEIRLIASARSVGQQRLCRGEQLTVRALTPEAFDGVDVAMFDVPDEVAAEWAPIAVSRGVVTVDNSGAFRMDRDVPLVVPEINPEQVRNRPKGIIANANCTTLGMIVAIAPLHREYGLRELVLASYQAVSGAGQAGVDTLHDQLTKIAGDRGLGSRSGNVRQAVGDELGPFPAPLALNVVPWAGTLRDGGWSSEELKMRNESRKILGLPDLKVSATCVRVPVVTGHSVAVHAVFGSEVDAEGAREALRNAPGVIVVDDPERGEFPMPIDAVGTDPSWVGRIRRSMDDPRALDLFITGDNLRKGAALNTAQIAELLAAEYSSPTR; encoded by the coding sequence ATGGGCCAGCTGCCCACCCTTGCGATCGTCGGGGCGACCGGTGCCGTCGGCACCGTGATGTGTGACCTGCTCTCGTCGCGAAAGAACGTGTGGGGTGAGATCCGGCTGATCGCGTCCGCGCGGTCGGTCGGGCAGCAGCGGCTCTGTCGGGGCGAGCAGTTGACCGTCCGGGCACTGACGCCGGAGGCGTTCGACGGCGTCGACGTGGCCATGTTCGACGTACCGGACGAGGTCGCAGCCGAGTGGGCGCCGATCGCGGTCTCCCGGGGCGTGGTGACCGTCGACAACTCCGGGGCCTTCCGGATGGACCGGGACGTGCCGCTGGTGGTGCCGGAGATCAACCCGGAGCAGGTACGCAACCGGCCCAAGGGGATCATCGCCAACGCCAACTGCACCACCCTGGGCATGATCGTCGCGATCGCGCCCCTGCACCGCGAGTACGGCCTGCGGGAGCTGGTGCTGGCGTCGTACCAGGCGGTTTCCGGGGCCGGTCAGGCCGGCGTGGACACCCTGCACGACCAGCTCACGAAGATCGCCGGTGACCGGGGGCTCGGCTCCCGGTCCGGCAACGTACGGCAGGCGGTCGGGGACGAGCTGGGCCCGTTCCCGGCCCCGCTGGCGCTCAACGTGGTGCCGTGGGCCGGAACACTGCGCGACGGCGGCTGGTCGTCCGAGGAACTCAAGATGCGCAACGAGTCCCGCAAGATCCTCGGCCTGCCCGATCTGAAGGTCTCCGCGACCTGCGTACGGGTTCCGGTGGTGACCGGGCACTCGGTGGCCGTACATGCGGTTTTCGGGTCCGAGGTGGACGCTGAGGGCGCCCGCGAGGCGTTGCGCAACGCGCCCGGCGTGATCGTGGTCGACGACCCGGAGCGGGGCGAGTTCCCGATGCCGATCGACGCCGTCGGCACCGACCCGTCCTGGGTCGGCCGGATCCGCCGCTCGATGGACGACCCACGAGCCCTGGACCTCTTCATCACCGGCGACAACCTCCGCAAGGGCGCCGCCCTCAACACCGCCCAGATCGCCGAACTCCTAGCCGCCGAATACTCCTCCCCCACCCGCTAA
- a CDS encoding sensor domain-containing diguanylate cyclase: MPPELERVITAATARLPLASTALEACQLTVAALGRHATARISVLLPLHDRLRRVAATGSWQIFATVPLDTGAAGRVFTSGRARTTEAAPDGRPSPTSIADGALTQPDVVAQTCVPVISPTGAPIGVLTLDWTEKVDLAAWQATAERVAARLGARITQLGGPPVESRDEKLLRHAATLTAASDESDLVAAATNAARDVSGLDSAILLLCAPGGLRPADPGGDGGGRDDAQCRLRARLTGEDTHAALARLMERVHDCGSTYTLAQAGTTTGADEYDPPLPDGVGTLIAVPLGPADTGGLLLVADERVRRPDPTTVNLLELLAAQAWICLDRLRSLAGLRERAGSDPLTGLRHYGSFGERITATTPGRTALLAIDVDDFKIVNDTYGHQAGDQVLVELARALELALRQGDELYRVGGDEFIAVIEVGRPEEAAGIAERLVAAARRIGRTISVGVALQHDAESPELTLRRADAALYDAKREGRDGIRLSAA; the protein is encoded by the coding sequence GTGCCCCCGGAACTCGAACGAGTCATCACCGCCGCAACGGCCCGCCTCCCCCTGGCGTCGACCGCTCTGGAGGCGTGCCAACTCACCGTTGCCGCCCTCGGGCGGCACGCGACGGCGCGGATCTCCGTACTCCTGCCGCTGCACGACCGGCTCCGACGGGTTGCCGCGACCGGCTCCTGGCAGATCTTCGCCACCGTCCCCCTGGACACCGGCGCCGCCGGCCGGGTCTTCACCTCCGGCCGGGCCCGGACGACCGAGGCGGCGCCCGACGGCAGGCCGTCGCCGACCTCCATCGCCGACGGCGCCCTGACGCAACCGGACGTCGTCGCCCAGACCTGCGTACCCGTGATCTCCCCGACCGGCGCCCCGATCGGGGTGCTGACGCTCGACTGGACCGAGAAGGTCGACCTGGCGGCCTGGCAGGCCACCGCCGAGCGGGTCGCGGCCCGGCTCGGCGCCCGGATCACCCAACTCGGTGGCCCGCCGGTGGAGAGCCGCGACGAGAAGCTGCTCCGGCACGCCGCCACCCTGACCGCCGCCTCGGACGAGTCGGACCTGGTCGCCGCCGCCACCAACGCCGCCCGGGACGTGTCCGGGCTCGACTCGGCGATCCTGCTGCTCTGCGCCCCCGGCGGGCTCCGGCCGGCCGATCCGGGCGGGGACGGCGGCGGGCGCGACGATGCGCAGTGCCGGCTCCGGGCCAGGCTGACCGGCGAGGACACACACGCGGCGCTGGCCCGGCTGATGGAGCGGGTGCACGACTGCGGTTCGACGTACACCCTCGCCCAGGCCGGCACGACGACCGGCGCCGACGAGTACGACCCGCCGCTGCCGGACGGGGTCGGCACGCTGATCGCCGTACCGTTGGGTCCGGCCGACACCGGCGGCCTGCTGCTGGTCGCCGACGAGCGGGTGCGGCGACCAGATCCGACCACGGTCAACCTGCTGGAGTTGCTCGCCGCGCAGGCGTGGATCTGCCTGGACCGGCTGCGTAGCCTGGCCGGGCTTCGTGAGCGGGCCGGCTCGGACCCGTTGACCGGGCTGCGCCACTACGGTTCGTTCGGGGAGCGGATCACCGCGACCACCCCGGGCCGCACGGCGCTGCTCGCCATCGACGTGGACGACTTCAAAATCGTCAACGACACGTACGGCCACCAGGCGGGTGACCAGGTCCTGGTGGAGCTGGCCCGGGCGCTGGAACTGGCACTGCGCCAGGGCGACGAGTTGTACCGTGTCGGCGGCGACGAGTTCATCGCGGTGATCGAGGTCGGGCGCCCCGAGGAGGCGGCCGGGATCGCCGAACGGCTGGTCGCCGCGGCCCGCCGGATCGGCCGCACGATCAGCGTCGGCGTGGCCCTGCAACACGACGCCGAGTCCCCCGAACTGACCCTGCGCCGCGCCGACGCCGCCCTCTACGACGCCAAACGCGAAGGCCGCGACGGCATCCGCCTCTCCGCCGCCTAA